AAATAACAAAAAACGTTTCATAAATAATAGTTTCTTTAACTGATTTATTTTTAATAATATAGTTTCATTAAATACAAAACTATTTGGTAAATCGGTAGGAAGCACCAATTACTGCGTAAAAATTTGACTCTGAACTAAAAATATCACGACCTAAGGAAGCATCTATCTGAAAATTAGAACGAATTACATATAATAATCCGACATCTATACCGTGTTCAGGACGATTTTCGGGGGCATAGGTACCAAAATATTCAGCATAAATTGCCAGTTGAGGCAACAGGGGCGTTCCTAATTGTAAAGTACTGATTACATTTTTGAACTTGTTAGCACTTCCTATATTGTAAACCAAATACAATCGTTGGGTAAGGTCACGCTCAAAAGCCAAAACAGCATCAACATCTACTCCTTGAGAAAAATGGGGGTCATACGCCAAATAACCGACCAAAGTTATGGCAGGTATCCAACCCTTTACTTCTGTTAATTTCTGCTTAGCACTGAAAACAAAATCATCAAAACGACTTTTGCCTGAATGATTTCCAAAATTAGTTTCAATACGAATTTCAGTTCCATCAATAACGCCGTAACGCAGCATTAAATTATCAGTAACCGATTTTTCACGAAAAGTCAAACCATTTTCAAGCTGAAAAACATTGGGCGTTAAGGTATATACTCCTTCACTTTGGTCTGGACGATCGGTACTAATATCTTCAATGCTTTGCGCTAATGTTTTTGAACAAAGCAACAATATAATTACTCGTATTATTTTCATATCATTTTTTTTGCAAATATATGATTATGTATCAGATACACAAACATAAAAATGAAAGTGCTGTTTATTGAGAAAAATCATACATTTGTGCTGGTTAAATTAAACATTTTTGCTATGATAAGTCCTCAAGAAAATGTATATTTTGATAATGCTGCTAGCACTCCTCTACTGCCTCAAGTGGTGGAGCAAATGGCGGAAGTATTACACAAATACTACGGAAACCCTTCATCTACTCATAGCTACGGAAGAAGTGCAAAAACATTGATTGAAAAAGCTCGTAGAACCATAGCGAAAATCATCAATGCACAACCCTCTGAAATTATTTTTACTTCAGGAGGAACAGAGGCAAACAATATGATTTTAAGAGGATGTGCGCGCGATTTAAAAATTCAAACCATTATTTCAGCACAAACCGAACATCACGCTGTTTTACATACACTTGATAGCTTATCGCAGGAATACGGCATCACTATTCGGTATGTGAATTTGACTCCTGAAGGAGATGCCGATTTGCAACATCTGCAATCTTTATTAGAAACACATCAAAAAGAAAAAGTATTGGTGAGCCTAATGCACGTAAATAATGAAATCGGTAATATTCTTGATTTACAGCAAGTGTGTAAAATTTGCCACAATTATGGAGCTCTTTTTCACTCCGATACGGTACAATCGGTAGGGCATTTCCCTTTAGATATGCAACAAATTTCAGCCGATTTTATAACAGCTTCGGCACATAAATTCCACGGACCCAAAGGTGTAGGTTTTGCTTTTATAAGAAAAAATATACCTTTGAAAGGGTTTATCCTTGGCGGAGAACAAGAACGAGGCATACGTGCCGGTACAGAGGCTTTACACAATATTATAGGTCTAGAAACCGCTTTTACATTAGCTTACAACGAATTAGATGTTCGAAATGAACAAATCTTAACCATAAAGAAATATTTTATTAAACGTCTAAGTGAGCAATTTTCAGCAATAACTTTCAATGGGCAATCTGGTGACTTACAAAAAAGTTCACCTACTATTTTAAACGTACGGTTACCATTTTCTGCCAATACATTACTATTTCATTTGGATATTCAGGGTATTGCTTGTTCTAAAGGAAGTGCCTGTCAGAGCGGAAGTGTACAAGATTCACACGTTTTGACTGCTTTTCTTCCTACCGAAGCCCTACGCAAAGCCTCACTACGTTTTTCCTTCTCACATCTAAATACATTACAACAAGTAGATTATGTGATTGAAAAGCTCGTTGAAATAATACATCAAGAAAAAAATAATTTTTTATTGCCCAATTAAGTTTGAATACTGATTTAAAATTTGTAACTTTGATACGTTTTTTAGTCTGTAATAAATTATTTAATAATATAAAGAAAATAGTATGAAAGTAACAGTTGTAGGTGCAGGAGCTGTAGGAGCAAGTTGTGCCGAGTACATTGCAATCAAGAATTTTGCATCAGAAGTAGTTTTAGTAGACATCAAAGAAGGATTTGCCGAAGGAAAGGCTATGGATTTGATGCAAACGGCTCCCTTAAACGGATTTGATACCAAAATAGTAGGAGCAACTAACGACTATTCAAAAACAGCAGGGAGTGATGTGGCTGTAATCACTTCAGGAATTCCTCGCAAACCAGGAATGACTCGTGAGGAGCTTATCGGAACCAACGCAAACATCGTAAAATCAGTAGTAGAACAATTGGTAAAACACTCACCAAACGTGATTGTTATTGTGGTTAGTAACCCTATGGATACGATGACTTACTTGGTATACAAAGCTACAAATCTGCCTAAAAATCGTATTATAGGTATGGGAGGAGCTTTGGATAGCGCCCGATTCAAATACCGTTTAGCAGAGGCTCTAGATTGCCCACTTTCAGATGTTGACGGAATGGTAATCGCTGCACATAGTGATACAGGAATGTTGCCACTAACTCGTTTGGCTACACGAAATGGTGTGCCTGTTTCGGAATTCTTATCAGAAGACCAATTACAAAATGTTTCTCAAGAAACCAAAGTGGGTGGAGCAACCCTAACCAAATTATTAGGAACTTCGGCTTGGTATGCTCCTGGAGCGGCTGTATCTGCTCTTGTACAAGCTATCGCTTGTGATCAGAAAAAAATGTTCCCTTGCTCGGTAGTTTTGGAAGGAGAATATGGTCAGAAAGATATTTGCTTAGGCGTACCTGTTCTTGTGGGTAAAAATGGAGTTGAAAAAATCGTTGAAATTAAACTAAACGACGCCGAAAAAGCAAAATTCCAAGAAAGTGCTGCAGCGGTTAGAGAGGTTAATAAAGATTTAGCTTCTGTACTATAATTCTAAAAAAAATTAAATCATAAAGAAACTGAAAGGTTGTCATATTAGGCAGCCTTTCGTTTTTTAAGGAAAGATTATTTTATTATAAATACAATGAAATACATCAGTTTGTTTTTTATAAGTGTTTTTGTGGGTATAACCACTTCTTGCAAACAAGAAATAACAAAACAGGAATTATCAGCATTAAACGGATATTGGGAGATTGAAAAAGTAACTACTGCTGAAGGTCAAGTCAAAGAATATAAGATAAATACAACAGTGGACTATATCCAGCTTGAAGAAAATGAAAAAGGATTTCGCAAAAAAGTTTATCCCAATTTAAACGGACGTTACCAAACCTCTGATAATGCCGAATTC
This genomic window from Capnocytophaga canimorsus contains:
- a CDS encoding transporter, giving the protein MKIIRVIILLLCSKTLAQSIEDISTDRPDQSEGVYTLTPNVFQLENGLTFREKSVTDNLMLRYGVIDGTEIRIETNFGNHSGKSRFDDFVFSAKQKLTEVKGWIPAITLVGYLAYDPHFSQGVDVDAVLAFERDLTQRLYLVYNIGSANKFKNVISTLQLGTPLLPQLAIYAEYFGTYAPENRPEHGIDVGLLYVIRSNFQIDASLGRDIFSSESNFYAVIGASYRFTK
- a CDS encoding cysteine desulfurase family protein, whose amino-acid sequence is MISPQENVYFDNAASTPLLPQVVEQMAEVLHKYYGNPSSTHSYGRSAKTLIEKARRTIAKIINAQPSEIIFTSGGTEANNMILRGCARDLKIQTIISAQTEHHAVLHTLDSLSQEYGITIRYVNLTPEGDADLQHLQSLLETHQKEKVLVSLMHVNNEIGNILDLQQVCKICHNYGALFHSDTVQSVGHFPLDMQQISADFITASAHKFHGPKGVGFAFIRKNIPLKGFILGGEQERGIRAGTEALHNIIGLETAFTLAYNELDVRNEQILTIKKYFIKRLSEQFSAITFNGQSGDLQKSSPTILNVRLPFSANTLLFHLDIQGIACSKGSACQSGSVQDSHVLTAFLPTEALRKASLRFSFSHLNTLQQVDYVIEKLVEIIHQEKNNFLLPN
- the mdh gene encoding malate dehydrogenase, whose protein sequence is MKVTVVGAGAVGASCAEYIAIKNFASEVVLVDIKEGFAEGKAMDLMQTAPLNGFDTKIVGATNDYSKTAGSDVAVITSGIPRKPGMTREELIGTNANIVKSVVEQLVKHSPNVIVIVVSNPMDTMTYLVYKATNLPKNRIIGMGGALDSARFKYRLAEALDCPLSDVDGMVIAAHSDTGMLPLTRLATRNGVPVSEFLSEDQLQNVSQETKVGGATLTKLLGTSAWYAPGAAVSALVQAIACDQKKMFPCSVVLEGEYGQKDICLGVPVLVGKNGVEKIVEIKLNDAEKAKFQESAAAVREVNKDLASVL